A window of Rhododendron vialii isolate Sample 1 chromosome 13a, ASM3025357v1 contains these coding sequences:
- the LOC131313890 gene encoding uncharacterized protein LOC131313890, giving the protein MADEEAAPVRTLQDYLNPERVTQLSPIVFPRPTTVANTFVLKSDYHRCIPFFHGMEPENPYQHIREFEEVLQSFVSGEVLLNQARLRLFPFTLKDKAKTWFHSLKPQSLNTWGEVQDVFHKKFFPASRTKLLMDQIQGFKQREGEAFHQYWERYKDLLSAVPHHNFALYQLIHYFHMGCTQQSKQLLDTMCSGGFMNKSPDDGWDYLDELAKKFLTWNYEDAGDRAMASQGPGGSGKFSINEHNAIETRMEQLAQKLEKLELKGIEEVKAVRAVEEMCAICETSGHSTNNCLSIPTLRQHYSNLNLPLEEVSAVNQRFESFPQNFNQSQQQHPGFRLNNQIEGGPSQAPPGSQMQPWRPTQGQVQPRFPQGPPGFAPSGPFQGSNQYQPLPRRSLEDTLQSFMQAQSNYNENNTQMMGELKNQIGKITTSIGLLQQERGKFPTQPQANPQGQLLIGSSSIPPLEQAQAIITLRSGKAVDNLVVNPSATHILEPASTSTSSTTLGESPKSSSEEDGESPVQGSKEAEATPSPQDSPVPAPYPSRLKKPAHPSKDADILDVFKKVNMNIPLMDAIKQIPLYAKFLKDLCTQKRKLNVHKKVLLTEQVSQIFQTNLAPKYKDPGCLTISITIGGKRVEQALLDLGASVNLLPYSVYQELGLGEMKPTRVTLQLADMSFQIPRGMVEDVLVQVDQFVYPVDFVVLDTCPSSSSSPLSTPVILGRPFLATSDAVINCRNGLLNMSFGNMKMEVNMFNVGVQMGDDDDCQNVHLVDTLVQEHVDEFFFKDSLEVALTSEETAFLESDGMESLFSLLNEEDGDEEICGAAPWFPKFEELPPS; this is encoded by the coding sequence ATGGCAGATGAGGAAGCTGCTCCGGTTAGGACTCTTCAGGACTATTTGAATCCGGAACGGGTCACTCAATTGTCACCGATAGTTTTTCCACGGCCCACAACTGTTGCAAACACATTCGTGTTAAAATCAGACTATCATCGTTGCATTCCATTCTTCCACGGTATGGAGCCCGAGAATCCGTACCAACATATTCGggaatttgaggaagttctccAATCGTTCGTTAGCGGGGAGGTGCTTCTCAACCAAGCAAGATTGAGGCTTTTCCCTTTCACTTTGAAGGATAAGGCTAAGACATGGTTTCACtctttgaagcctcaatctttgaacacatggggggaagtgcaagatgtTTTTCACAAGAAATTCTTCCCAGCGAGCCGAACAAAGCTCTTGATGGATCAAATCCAGGGTTTCAAGCAACGTGAGGGAGAAGCTTTCCACcagtattgggagcgttacaaggatttgcttTCTGCGGTTCCTCACCACAACTTTGCCTTGTATCAACTGATTCACTACTTCCATATGGGCTGCACGCAACAAAGCAAGCAACTGCTCGACACCATGTGCTCCGGAGGATTCATGAATAAATCACCCGATGATGGTTGGGATTACTTAGATGAGTTGGCCAAGAAGTTTTTGACTTGGAATTATGAGGATGCTGGTGATAGAGCTATGGCTAGCCAAGGTCCTGGTGGCTCCGGAAAGTTCTCCATAAATGAGCACAATGCTATCGAAACACGGATGGAGCAACTAGCACAAAAGTTGGAGAAGTTGGAGTTGAAAGGGATAGAGGAAGTTAAGGCAGTGCGAGCGGTAGAGGAGATGTGTGCTATATGTGAAACATCGGGCCATTCCACCAACAATTGCTTGTCTATTCCCACTCTCAGGCAACATTACAGTAACCTCAACCTCCCGCTCGAAGAAGTTAGTGCGGTGAACCAACGATTTGAATCTTTTCCCCAAAACTTCAACCAAAGTCAACAACAACATCCGGGATTCCGTTTGAACAATCAGATTGAAGGCGGACCATCTCAAGCACCTCCCGGGTCTCAAATGCAACCATGGCGGCCTACTCAAGGCCAAGTGCAGCCTCGTTTTCCACAAGGACCGCCAGGTTTCGCACCGTCCGGCCCTTTTCAAGGATCTAACCAATATCAACCCCTGCCAAGGCGATCTTTGGAGGATACTCTCCAATCCTTCATGCAAGCTCAATCGAATTACAACGAGAATAACACTCAAATGATGGGGGAGTTGAAGAACCAAATAGGAAAGATAACCACATCTATAGGGCTTCTTCAGCAAGAAAGGGGCAAGTTTCCTACTCAGCCACAAGCTAACCCACAAGGCCAACTCCTCATTGGTAGTTCTTCCATACCACCGCTCGAGCAAGCTCAAGCAATTATCACTTTAAGGAGTGGCAAGGCGGTTGACAATCTCGTTGTCAATCCGTCGGCTACACATATCTTAGAACCAGCTTCGACATCAACAAGTTCTACAACGCTTGGAGAATCTCCCAAGTCATCTTCGGAAGAAGACGGGGAATCTCCCGTGCAAGGTTCAAAGGAAGCTGAGGCCACTCCAAGCCCACAGGATTCTCCCGTTCCGGCACCCTATCCTTCTCGACTAAAAAAGCCGGCTCACCCATCCAAGGATGCCGATATACTTGACGTGTTCAAAAAGGTCAATATGAACATTCCTTTAATGGATGCCATTAAGCAAATTCCTTTATACGCTAAGTTCTTGAAGGATTTGTGCACCCAAAAACGCAAGCTTAATGTGCACAAGAAGGTGCTTCTTACTGAGCAAGTTAGCCAAATTTTCCAAACGAATCTTGCACCTAAATACAAAGACCCCGGATGTCTTACAATTTCAATTACTATTGGGGGTAAGAGAGTAGAGCAAGCTCTTTTGGATTTGGGTGCGAGTGTAAATTTGCTACCTTATTCGGTGTATCAAGAGTTgggtttgggggagatgaagcctacgCGGGTTACTCTTCAATTGGCGGATATGAGTTTCCAAATTCCTCGTGGTATGGTGGAAGATGTATTggtccaagttgatcaatttgtatatccggtggattttgttgTCTTGGATACTTGTCCGTCGTCGTCTTCATCACCATTGTCTACTCCCGTTATCCTTGGACGGCCGTTTCTAGCAACCTCGGATGCCGTAATCAACTGTCGGAATGGACTATTGAACATGTCTtttggtaacatgaagatggaggttaaTATGTTCAACGTTGGAGTTCAAATGGGTGACGATGATGATTGCCAGAATGTCCATCTTGTGGATACCTTGGTTCAAGAGCATGTAGATGAATTCTTTTTTAAAGACTCTTTGGAGGTGGCTCTTACCTCCGAAGAGACCGCTTTTCTTGAATCCGATGGGATGGAATCCCTCTTTTCCTTACTGAACGAAGAAGATGGCGATGAGGAAATTTGTGGAGCTGCACCGTGGTTCCCAAAGTTTGAGGAGTTACCCCCCTCTTGA